A portion of the Gorilla gorilla gorilla isolate KB3781 chromosome X, NHGRI_mGorGor1-v2.1_pri, whole genome shotgun sequence genome contains these proteins:
- the LDOC1 gene encoding protein LDOC1 — MVDELVLLLHALLMRHRALSIENSQLMEQLRLLVCERASLLRQVRPPSCPVPFPETFNGESSRLPEFIVQTASYMLVNENRFCNDAMKVAFLISLLTGEAEEWVVPYIEMDSPILGDYRAFLDEMKQCFGWDDDEDDDDEEEDDY, encoded by the coding sequence ATGGTGGATGAGTTGGTGCTGCTGCTGCACGCGCTCCTGATGCGGCACCGCGCCCTGAGCATCGAGAACAGCCAGCTCATGGAACAGCTGCGGCTGCTGGTGTGCGAGAGGGCCAGCCTGCTGCGCCAGGTACGTCCGCCGAGCTGCCCGGTGCCCTTCCCCGAAACGTTTAATGGCGAGAGCTCCCGGCTCCCCGAGTTTATCGTGCAGACGGCGTCTTACATGCTCGTGAACGAGAACCGATTCTGCAACGACGCCATGAAGGTGGCATTCCTAATCAGCCTCCTCACCGGGGAAGCCGAGGAGTGGGTGGTGCCCTACATCGAGATGGATAGCCCCATCCTAGGTGATTACCGGGCCTTCCTCGATGAGATGAAACAGTGCTTTGGCTGGGATGACGACGAAGACGACGACGACGAAGAAGAGGATGATTATTAG